One stretch of Geoalkalibacter ferrihydriticus DSM 17813 DNA includes these proteins:
- a CDS encoding NuoI/complex I 23 kDa subunit family protein: MFKEFAKGLSITFKHLLPGHSTTVQYPHVKLTPSERYRGLHRLVPTQDREKCVACYLCPTVCPAKCITVESAENDKGEKYPKVYTIDMLRCIFCGYCVEACPVEALEMTGEYELANYRRSDFEFTKERLLR, encoded by the coding sequence ATGTTCAAAGAATTTGCCAAAGGTTTGAGCATCACCTTTAAACACCTGCTGCCGGGGCACAGCACCACGGTCCAATATCCGCATGTGAAGTTGACGCCCTCAGAGCGTTATCGCGGACTGCATCGGCTCGTGCCCACACAGGACCGGGAAAAGTGCGTGGCCTGCTATCTGTGTCCTACGGTTTGTCCGGCCAAATGCATCACGGTTGAGTCCGCGGAGAATGACAAGGGAGAAAAATATCCCAAAGTTTACACAATAGATATGCTGCGCTGCATCTTTTGCGGCTACTGCGTTGAGGCCTGCCCCGTCGAGGCCCTTGAAATGACAGGGGAGTACGAATTGGCTAATTATCGGCGGTCCGACTTCGAATTCACTAAAGAGCGGCTGCTGCGTTAA
- a CDS encoding molybdopterin-dependent oxidoreductase, with product MVTLTIDGKQVKVSKVATILEAAETVGIHIPVLCHAKKLLPYGACRVCLVEVEQMKGRLIPACTTPVTEGMVVTTGSAVIDKVRKTVLEFLLVNHVVDCPVCDKGGECDLQDLTYEYEVVGNRFKDEKFNLETDEQNPFIERNMNRCVLCGKCVRVCDEIVSYGSYSFINRGFDTKVATAYDRGLDCEFCGQCVSMCPVGALLPRPFKFKARPWQLKEVDTVCGYCGNGCTLTLGVLNNKVETIRFNDKIGVNDGNLCVRGRFGYSFINSDDRLQKPLVRKHGRLEPASWNEALEAMVAGFEKARGEKGLGILSGGRLTNEEYYFLGHLADKVLKTPHLDHNGGECYKGVSEGLAETLGIKASTGTFPQVEECDAILAIRSDLYETHPVFGMVVNQAVKRNNAKFSVISDKKGKFTKLAGTKTLLTKPGTEISILNAMAHVLLVEDLACTDGVEGVAALRAGLADYSPKAVATKTGVAAEIIEAAARDLAKGKSKAILLAYGLPYSAYSRELGIAAANLAILCGAFDGDNGGLYLCGEKANSQGAIDQNILPRAGGMSAQEMLTAAAGGELSALYVIGEDPLASYPDRNQVQAALEKVPFLVVQDLFLTDTAREADVILPAISFAEKEGTFTNAERRIQRLHSGVKSPGEARSDLAIFSMLAGRMGDPLSFTGPHAVFAEITATVPEYKGIDFNGIGPQGVVWGGERLAPARRKLVAVKGGEPLAARFQMITGSALYHSGTLSARAQGPLAAMPESYVEFAYEDAAELGIKDNETVSLKGNGEELRLKAKVGKRLQRGVVFVPYHFAGAGVNRIYHGEAAVAVEVSKLSV from the coding sequence ATGGTTACACTGACGATAGACGGAAAACAGGTCAAGGTGAGCAAGGTTGCCACCATTCTCGAAGCAGCCGAGACAGTGGGAATTCATATTCCCGTTCTGTGTCACGCTAAAAAGCTGCTCCCTTATGGCGCATGCCGCGTCTGTTTGGTCGAGGTCGAGCAGATGAAAGGGCGTCTGATTCCTGCCTGCACCACGCCGGTAACCGAGGGTATGGTTGTTACTACAGGTTCCGCAGTCATCGACAAGGTTCGCAAAACGGTTCTTGAATTCCTCCTGGTCAACCATGTGGTTGACTGTCCGGTATGTGACAAGGGTGGAGAGTGCGACCTGCAAGACCTGACGTATGAATATGAAGTCGTCGGAAATCGTTTCAAGGATGAGAAGTTCAACCTCGAAACTGACGAACAGAACCCTTTTATCGAAAGAAATATGAATCGTTGCGTACTCTGCGGTAAATGTGTCCGCGTCTGCGACGAGATCGTATCTTACGGCTCCTATAGCTTTATCAATCGAGGATTTGATACCAAGGTTGCCACAGCTTACGATCGTGGGCTTGACTGCGAGTTTTGCGGGCAGTGTGTGTCCATGTGCCCGGTTGGCGCTCTTCTGCCGCGTCCCTTCAAATTCAAGGCTCGTCCCTGGCAGCTCAAGGAGGTCGATACCGTCTGCGGTTACTGCGGCAACGGCTGTACTCTGACCCTGGGAGTACTCAACAATAAGGTCGAAACAATTCGCTTCAATGACAAAATCGGCGTCAATGATGGGAATTTGTGTGTGCGTGGTCGCTTCGGCTATTCGTTTATCAATTCCGATGATCGGCTGCAAAAGCCCCTTGTGCGTAAGCATGGACGTTTGGAGCCCGCTTCCTGGAACGAAGCCTTGGAAGCCATGGTCGCCGGATTTGAAAAAGCGCGTGGCGAAAAAGGGTTGGGTATTCTCAGTGGCGGGCGATTGACCAACGAGGAATACTATTTTCTCGGCCACCTTGCCGACAAGGTGCTGAAAACCCCCCATCTCGATCACAACGGCGGTGAGTGCTACAAGGGGGTGAGTGAAGGTCTGGCTGAAACTCTCGGCATCAAGGCCTCCACGGGGACATTCCCGCAGGTTGAGGAGTGCGATGCCATTCTTGCCATACGGTCGGATTTGTACGAAACCCATCCCGTCTTCGGCATGGTGGTTAACCAGGCCGTCAAGCGCAATAACGCCAAATTCTCAGTCATCAGCGACAAGAAAGGCAAGTTCACCAAGCTGGCGGGAACTAAAACGCTCCTGACCAAGCCCGGTACTGAAATCAGCATTCTTAACGCCATGGCCCATGTGCTGCTGGTCGAAGATCTGGCCTGTACCGACGGGGTCGAGGGTGTCGCAGCACTGCGCGCCGGCCTGGCAGACTATTCGCCCAAGGCCGTGGCAACTAAAACAGGCGTGGCCGCCGAAATCATCGAAGCCGCGGCGCGTGATCTTGCCAAAGGGAAAAGCAAGGCGATTCTGTTGGCCTACGGGCTGCCCTACAGTGCTTATTCGCGTGAGCTCGGAATCGCTGCGGCCAACCTGGCCATTCTTTGCGGTGCGTTCGACGGCGACAACGGCGGGTTGTATCTGTGTGGAGAAAAAGCCAACAGCCAGGGCGCCATCGATCAGAATATCCTTCCCCGCGCGGGAGGAATGAGTGCGCAGGAGATGTTGACTGCCGCAGCCGGGGGCGAGCTTTCCGCTCTGTATGTCATCGGGGAAGACCCCCTTGCGTCTTATCCGGATCGCAACCAAGTCCAGGCCGCCCTTGAAAAGGTCCCTTTTCTGGTGGTACAGGATCTGTTCCTCACCGATACCGCCCGTGAAGCCGATGTGATCCTGCCGGCGATTTCCTTTGCCGAAAAAGAGGGAACCTTCACTAACGCGGAGCGCCGCATTCAGCGTTTGCACTCTGGTGTTAAAAGTCCCGGCGAGGCACGGAGCGATCTGGCGATCTTCTCCATGCTGGCAGGGCGGATGGGAGATCCCCTTTCCTTCACCGGACCCCATGCGGTTTTTGCCGAAATCACGGCGACTGTACCTGAGTATAAAGGCATCGATTTTAATGGCATCGGCCCGCAAGGGGTGGTCTGGGGCGGAGAGCGCCTGGCGCCTGCGAGGCGCAAACTCGTGGCGGTTAAAGGGGGCGAGCCCCTAGCCGCTCGTTTCCAGATGATTACGGGAAGCGCTCTTTACCATAGCGGCACCCTCTCCGCGCGTGCCCAGGGCCCTCTGGCCGCCATGCCCGAAAGCTATGTCGAGTTCGCTTATGAGGATGCGGCTGAGCTGGGCATTAAAGATAACGAAACCGTATCCCTCAAAGGTAACGGCGAAGAACTGCGACTCAAGGCAAAGGTCGGCAAGCGTTTGCAGCGCGGGGTGGTGTTCGTTCCTTACCATTTTGCCGGCGCCGGAGTTAATCGAATTTACCACGGTGAAGCAGCCGTGGCTGTTGAAGTCAGCAAGTTAAGCGTCTAG
- a CDS encoding NADH-quinone oxidoreductase subunit M, protein MTDHLLSLMTFFPILGMLLLLFIPRDNHGLLKIFTLVVTVITFLISLPLAFDDVFKTSAAFHYTEFARWISVGDFFQMNYNVGVDGISLWLVLLTTFIMPITVLSTWKAVDKNVKGFMALMLLLETAMLGAFISLDLFLFYIFWELMLIPMYFMIGIWGGSRRIYAAVKFFIFTAVGSLLMLVAIIYVYFFSMQAGIDFDSGFSILHFYLLDIPLDLQIWLFLAFAFSFAIKVPMFPVHTWLPDAHTEAPTAGSVILAAILLKMGTYGYLRFAMPLFPDATLKFIPFLSVLAVIGIIYGALVAMMQDDVKKLVAYSSVSHLGFVMLGLFALNIQGLSGGMIQMINHGISTGALFLIVGFIYERRHTRLIADFGGLAKQMPIFATIFMIVTFSSIGLPGTNGFVGEFLILLGAFESDLRWFAVIATTGVIFAAVYMLWMFQRVMFGEIKNPANEKIKDLNAREIALMMPLLLFVFWIGLYPNTFFEKMNPALENMIDQIKNNQVAQVEIVQTAAHTDALLK, encoded by the coding sequence ATGACCGACCACCTTTTAAGCCTGATGACGTTTTTCCCGATTCTCGGGATGCTGCTGCTGCTTTTCATCCCCAGGGATAATCATGGGCTTCTGAAGATCTTCACTCTGGTCGTGACAGTGATCACCTTTTTGATCAGTCTGCCTTTGGCCTTTGATGACGTCTTCAAAACCTCGGCCGCTTTCCACTATACCGAATTCGCCCGCTGGATCAGCGTCGGTGACTTCTTCCAGATGAACTACAATGTCGGCGTTGACGGCATCAGCCTATGGTTGGTTCTGTTGACCACCTTCATTATGCCGATCACGGTGCTCTCGACCTGGAAAGCCGTAGATAAGAATGTCAAGGGTTTCATGGCTCTGATGTTGCTGCTCGAAACGGCAATGCTCGGCGCTTTCATTTCCCTCGACCTGTTCCTGTTTTACATTTTCTGGGAATTGATGCTTATTCCCATGTATTTCATGATCGGTATCTGGGGTGGGAGCCGCAGGATTTACGCCGCCGTAAAGTTCTTTATCTTTACTGCCGTCGGCTCTCTGCTGATGCTGGTTGCGATCATCTACGTGTATTTCTTCTCAATGCAGGCAGGGATTGATTTCGACAGCGGCTTCAGTATCCTGCATTTCTACCTTCTCGACATTCCCCTTGATCTGCAGATCTGGTTGTTTTTGGCCTTTGCTTTCAGCTTTGCCATCAAGGTGCCCATGTTCCCCGTGCACACCTGGTTGCCCGATGCCCATACCGAGGCCCCGACGGCCGGCTCAGTCATTCTGGCCGCCATCCTGCTTAAGATGGGCACCTACGGTTATCTGCGTTTCGCCATGCCGCTGTTTCCCGACGCCACTCTCAAGTTTATTCCTTTCCTGTCGGTACTGGCGGTTATCGGTATCATCTATGGTGCCTTGGTCGCGATGATGCAGGACGACGTAAAGAAACTGGTCGCCTATTCTTCGGTCTCCCATCTCGGGTTTGTTATGCTCGGTCTTTTCGCCCTTAACATCCAAGGTCTTTCCGGCGGCATGATCCAGATGATCAATCACGGCATTTCCACCGGAGCGCTGTTTCTCATCGTCGGCTTCATATACGAGCGCCGCCATACCCGTCTGATTGCCGATTTCGGCGGGTTGGCCAAGCAGATGCCGATTTTTGCCACGATCTTCATGATCGTGACCTTCTCGTCCATCGGACTGCCCGGCACTAACGGATTCGTCGGTGAGTTCCTCATCCTGTTGGGCGCCTTTGAAAGCGATCTGCGCTGGTTCGCGGTCATCGCCACCACCGGCGTCATTTTCGCAGCCGTTTATATGCTCTGGATGTTCCAGCGCGTAATGTTTGGTGAAATCAAGAATCCCGCCAACGAGAAGATCAAAGATCTCAATGCACGCGAAATTGCTCTTATGATGCCTCTGCTACTGTTTGTCTTCTGGATCGGGCTCTATCCCAACACCTTCTTTGAGAAGATGAACCCGGCTCTGGAAAACATGATTGATCAGATCAAGAACAATCAGGTTGCGCAGGTTGAAATTGTTCAAACCGCGGCCCACACCGACGCGTTGCTGAAGTAA
- the nuoL gene encoding NADH-quinone oxidoreductase subunit L: MYDKLWLIPFFPLLGAIINGLLGKKIKNEKVIGGIGTLAIFASFVVSVMCFFALTADTVKTHEQVIASWMTVGNLHIEWGFLLDPLSALMLLVVTGVGTLIHLYSIGYMHGEEGYYRYFSYLNLFAFSMLMLVLGNNAMVMFVGWEGVGLCSYLLIGYYFHKQSAGDAAKKAFVVNRIGDFGFLLGVFLLFWTLGSDHGIWTLNFVEIAEHGHLLGAGGMVVTIITLCFFLGATGKSAQIPLYTWLPDAMEGPTPVSALIHAATMVTAGVYMIGRMNGLFAMAPDTMMVIAIVGAATAIFAASIGLAQNDIKRVLAYSTVSQLGFMFLAMGVGAFTAGIFHLMTHAFFKACLFLGSGAVIHSMHHALHKVHSHDDPQDMRNMGGLRKHMPITFITFLIATLAIAGLPGLSGFFSKDEILIWTLAGDRGHFLLWVVAVFTAGLTAFYMFRLLFMTFFGEERITAKAKSYLHESPWVITVPLVVLAVLSVFGGYLNLPAVLGGTYRLKEFLAPVFAPAQETYGIGKAHVSHAAEYGLMSFVTAIVVIAIGLAYLMYLKRPELPGQLVAKVGGLYRAIFNKWYVDEIYDALFVNPTKKLGTFLWKGFDVVVVDGIVNGTGYIVRGFSGVLRLTQSGLVHNYALAMVVGVIVMVAYYVFG, encoded by the coding sequence ATGTACGACAAGCTATGGCTCATCCCGTTTTTTCCCTTGCTGGGCGCCATCATCAACGGCCTGCTTGGTAAGAAGATTAAAAACGAGAAGGTGATCGGGGGCATCGGGACCCTGGCGATTTTCGCATCCTTCGTCGTATCGGTTATGTGCTTTTTCGCGCTTACCGCCGACACCGTCAAAACCCACGAGCAGGTAATCGCCTCCTGGATGACAGTGGGCAACCTGCATATCGAGTGGGGCTTTCTGCTTGATCCCCTCTCGGCATTGATGCTGCTGGTGGTGACCGGGGTTGGAACCCTGATTCACCTTTATTCCATCGGCTACATGCACGGCGAGGAGGGCTATTACCGGTATTTCTCCTACCTCAACCTGTTTGCCTTCTCCATGCTGATGCTGGTGCTTGGCAACAATGCCATGGTTATGTTTGTTGGGTGGGAGGGCGTCGGTCTGTGCTCCTACCTGCTGATCGGCTACTACTTCCATAAGCAGAGTGCCGGCGATGCGGCAAAGAAAGCCTTCGTGGTCAACCGTATCGGTGACTTCGGCTTTCTTCTTGGTGTGTTTCTCCTGTTCTGGACTTTGGGCAGCGATCACGGCATCTGGACGCTCAATTTCGTCGAGATCGCCGAACATGGTCATCTGCTCGGTGCAGGCGGCATGGTGGTGACCATCATTACTCTGTGTTTCTTCCTCGGTGCTACCGGTAAATCGGCACAGATTCCGCTCTATACTTGGCTGCCCGACGCCATGGAGGGCCCCACCCCGGTTTCAGCCCTCATCCATGCGGCCACCATGGTCACCGCCGGCGTTTACATGATCGGCCGTATGAACGGATTGTTCGCCATGGCTCCGGACACCATGATGGTGATTGCTATCGTCGGTGCGGCCACCGCGATCTTTGCCGCTTCTATCGGTCTGGCGCAAAACGACATCAAGCGGGTACTCGCTTATTCCACGGTTTCGCAGCTTGGCTTCATGTTTCTGGCCATGGGTGTCGGCGCATTCACCGCGGGGATTTTTCACCTGATGACCCACGCCTTCTTCAAAGCTTGTCTCTTTTTGGGCTCGGGCGCGGTCATACACTCCATGCATCATGCGCTGCATAAGGTTCACTCTCACGACGATCCCCAGGATATGCGCAATATGGGCGGTTTGCGCAAACACATGCCCATCACTTTCATCACGTTCCTGATCGCCACCCTGGCCATTGCCGGCCTGCCGGGTCTCTCGGGCTTCTTCTCCAAGGATGAAATCCTGATCTGGACTCTGGCCGGTGATCGAGGACACTTCCTGCTCTGGGTGGTGGCGGTCTTTACCGCCGGCCTTACCGCCTTCTATATGTTCCGACTGTTGTTCATGACCTTCTTCGGCGAAGAGCGTATAACCGCCAAGGCCAAGAGTTATCTGCACGAATCACCCTGGGTGATTACCGTTCCCCTGGTGGTTCTGGCCGTCCTCTCGGTGTTCGGCGGCTATTTGAATTTGCCGGCGGTGCTGGGCGGAACCTATCGCCTCAAAGAGTTTCTGGCGCCGGTGTTCGCTCCGGCCCAGGAGACCTACGGCATCGGAAAGGCGCACGTGAGCCACGCCGCGGAATATGGTTTGATGTCCTTTGTAACCGCCATCGTGGTGATCGCCATCGGTCTGGCTTACCTCATGTACCTGAAGCGCCCGGAACTGCCCGGGCAACTGGTGGCCAAGGTCGGTGGTCTCTATCGAGCCATTTTCAATAAATGGTATGTCGATGAAATTTACGATGCGCTTTTCGTCAATCCGACCAAAAAACTCGGGACCTTCCTCTGGAAAGGGTTCGATGTGGTGGTGGTCGACGGCATCGTCAACGGAACAGGTTATATTGTCCGAGGTTTTTCCGGGGTCTTGCGTCTCACCCAGTCCGGCTTGGTGCACAATTACGCGTTGGCCATGGTGGTCGGGGTGATAGTCATGGTTGCTTACTACGTCTTCGGCTAA
- the nuoH gene encoding NADH-quinone oxidoreductase subunit NuoH, translating to MTPVVSLSNNWPLFVSTMLVKIVVVFVVVILIVAYATWLERKVIGHMQTRLGPMETGWHGLLQPIADGLKLFFKEDIIPAKAAKFTFVLAPMMLLVPAFITFAVVPFGRDIEIGGYIVPLQITDLNVGVLYVLAMAGLGAYGIVLAGWASNSKYSLLGGIRSTAQMISFELAAGLSIVAVFMLSETLSLREIVALQMEPLWGVITFLPNWYIFTQPLAFGLFILTSLIEINRTPFDLPEAESELVSGFCTEYSSMKYALFFMAEYANMVVIAAIAATLFLGGWSGPFFGPINLLLKIVAFMFFAIWLRATMPRVRYDQLMTMGWKVLIPLGLANVIVTGVVVVLMQ from the coding sequence ATGACGCCTGTAGTGAGTCTCTCCAACAACTGGCCCTTGTTCGTTTCCACGATGCTCGTGAAGATCGTGGTCGTCTTTGTGGTCGTTATCCTGATCGTTGCCTATGCGACCTGGCTCGAGCGCAAGGTCATCGGCCATATGCAGACCCGCCTTGGACCCATGGAAACGGGGTGGCATGGCCTTTTGCAGCCGATCGCCGATGGACTTAAGCTCTTTTTCAAAGAAGACATTATTCCGGCCAAGGCAGCCAAGTTTACCTTTGTCCTTGCGCCCATGATGCTTCTGGTGCCCGCTTTTATCACCTTCGCGGTGGTGCCTTTCGGACGTGACATCGAGATCGGCGGCTACATCGTCCCTCTGCAGATCACCGACCTCAATGTCGGGGTCCTGTACGTTCTCGCAATGGCCGGACTTGGCGCTTATGGGATCGTGTTGGCCGGTTGGGCTTCGAATAGTAAATACTCCCTTCTTGGCGGCATTCGTTCCACCGCGCAAATGATTTCCTTCGAGCTGGCCGCTGGTCTCTCCATTGTTGCGGTCTTCATGCTTTCGGAAACCCTGAGCCTGCGCGAGATCGTGGCCCTGCAGATGGAGCCGCTGTGGGGAGTTATCACCTTTTTGCCGAACTGGTACATTTTTACCCAGCCGCTCGCTTTCGGCCTGTTTATTCTCACGTCCTTGATTGAAATAAATCGTACTCCCTTCGATCTTCCTGAGGCCGAATCGGAGTTGGTGTCAGGCTTCTGTACGGAATACTCTTCCATGAAGTACGCTCTGTTCTTCATGGCGGAATACGCCAACATGGTGGTTATCGCTGCCATTGCCGCGACTCTTTTCCTCGGTGGTTGGTCCGGCCCCTTCTTCGGTCCGATCAATCTTCTGCTCAAAATTGTGGCATTCATGTTTTTCGCCATCTGGCTGCGTGCCACCATGCCGCGAGTCAGGTATGACCAGTTGATGACTATGGGCTGGAAGGTTCTCATTCCCTTGGGTCTGGCCAACGTGATCGTCACCGGCGTGGTCGTCGTCCTGATGCAATAA
- the nuoK gene encoding NADH-quinone oxidoreductase subunit NuoK produces MLTVYHYLVLSGILFALGTYGVLTRRNAIVIFMCIELMLNAVNLTFISLSSFLGNIDGQIFVLFIMSVAAAEAAVGLALMIAFFRNKESVEVDDFNLLKW; encoded by the coding sequence ATGCTTACCGTTTATCATTATCTTGTGCTCAGCGGCATTCTCTTTGCTCTGGGGACGTACGGGGTTCTTACCCGGCGCAACGCGATCGTCATTTTCATGTGCATTGAGTTGATGCTCAATGCCGTGAATCTTACCTTCATCTCTCTTTCGAGCTTTTTAGGAAACATTGACGGTCAGATCTTCGTCCTTTTCATCATGTCGGTTGCGGCGGCTGAGGCTGCTGTGGGACTCGCCCTGATGATCGCTTTCTTCCGAAACAAAGAGTCCGTGGAAGTCGACGATTTCAACCTGCTGAAATGGTGA
- a CDS encoding NADH-quinone oxidoreductase subunit J, translating to MELLFFYLVAMVAVLSGFSVVMCKNPVNSGISLVMTFFCLAIFYVMLYAPFMAAVQVLVYAGAIMVLILFVIMLLNLGPEMMKKFRHGVIGGAIVSAIVMLQVMMFVNRGTVAGVQGDITKQRVLEEGHMQIMGLKLFTEFMLPFQITGILLLIAIVGALVLAKKDV from the coding sequence ATGGAATTACTATTTTTTTATCTCGTTGCGATGGTCGCGGTCCTTTCCGGTTTTTCGGTGGTCATGTGCAAAAATCCGGTGAACAGCGGCATATCCCTGGTCATGACCTTCTTCTGCCTGGCCATTTTCTATGTCATGCTTTACGCGCCTTTCATGGCCGCCGTTCAGGTTCTGGTCTATGCCGGAGCCATCATGGTCTTGATTTTGTTCGTCATAATGCTGCTCAACCTCGGGCCCGAGATGATGAAAAAATTTCGCCATGGGGTCATCGGTGGTGCCATTGTCTCCGCCATCGTCATGCTGCAGGTCATGATGTTTGTGAACCGTGGCACGGTCGCCGGAGTCCAGGGCGACATCACTAAGCAGCGGGTGCTTGAAGAAGGTCACATGCAAATTATGGGCTTGAAATTGTTCACTGAATTTATGTTGCCCTTCCAGATCACCGGGATACTCCTTCTGATTGCGATCGTGGGCGCCCTCGTGCTGGCAAAAAAAGACGTTTAG
- a CDS encoding tetratricopeptide repeat protein has translation MQCSKCSASVPAQAKFCDQCGANLSSDVDFIHQKALDLFHRGMIEEALSCWEEVLKIDSTSSKAHYYKGLALYDQGDLEAAVSCFRKALEGGKDLFRVFFKMGMAQYGLGDLDASIENFQKAREINPNSAETHYRLGLSYLRNTDLVQAEKSLQEAARINPSYTRVLYMLGMVYSQKGDYASAIQQFRRVVELSPTYTAARFELGMAFFKEGLLAEAGQEFTQAAETNARFAPAFYMLGETSRRMGDFSEAISAYGQVLEINPKDADAWVRIAECNIQLDFLDEARKALQKALAINPNHREAQYLSKHVGEMATPHKPGF, from the coding sequence ATGCAATGTTCCAAGTGTAGCGCTTCAGTACCGGCCCAGGCCAAGTTTTGCGATCAGTGTGGTGCGAACCTGTCCAGCGACGTGGATTTTATCCATCAAAAGGCCCTTGATCTTTTCCACCGTGGGATGATCGAGGAGGCTCTTAGTTGCTGGGAGGAGGTTCTGAAAATCGATTCGACCTCGTCAAAAGCTCATTACTACAAGGGCCTTGCTCTTTACGACCAGGGCGATCTGGAAGCCGCAGTAAGTTGCTTTCGCAAGGCTTTGGAGGGCGGGAAGGACCTTTTCCGGGTTTTTTTCAAAATGGGCATGGCCCAGTACGGACTGGGTGATCTTGATGCGAGTATCGAGAATTTCCAAAAGGCGCGGGAAATCAATCCCAACAGTGCCGAAACCCATTACCGACTCGGCCTGTCATATCTGCGCAACACCGATCTGGTTCAGGCTGAAAAATCACTTCAGGAAGCCGCCCGCATCAATCCCAGTTACACGCGGGTGCTATATATGCTTGGCATGGTGTACTCCCAGAAAGGGGATTACGCTTCGGCGATTCAACAATTCCGCCGGGTGGTGGAATTGAGTCCCACCTATACCGCAGCTCGCTTCGAATTGGGGATGGCTTTTTTTAAGGAAGGGTTGCTGGCCGAGGCGGGGCAGGAATTCACCCAGGCCGCGGAAACCAACGCCCGTTTTGCCCCTGCTTTTTACATGCTCGGCGAAACATCTCGCCGCATGGGGGATTTCTCAGAGGCGATCAGCGCCTATGGGCAGGTTCTGGAGATCAACCCCAAGGATGCTGACGCTTGGGTCCGGATTGCCGAGTGCAATATTCAACTCGATTTTCTCGACGAAGCGCGCAAGGCCCTCCAAAAGGCACTCGCGATCAACCCCAACCATCGTGAGGCGCAATATCTCAGCAAGCACGTCGGGGAAATGGCCACTCCCCACAAACCTGGATTTTGA